In Rhizobium sp. ARZ01, a genomic segment contains:
- a CDS encoding uracil-DNA glycosylase — protein sequence MISASDLNAAELAALLAFHADAGVEWLLEEEAIDRIAEFEAMRAAHAARQREGNAATQSDSGAARGAGDTARRASREPAPVAPAVAIPDSQAVAEAAFVASSARSLVELKTAMEAFTGCNLKNSARGLVFAEGNPQPDVMVIGPMPNADDDREGLPFCGRQGAMLDRMLGGIGLDRTDVLLTNIIPWRPPGNRVPSGPESDICRPFIERQIELAEPTHLLILGNFAARFFFGGTQTIHQLRGEWREIVIAGRNIPAFATLHPQDLAAAPISKRLAWQDLLAFRAGLAPSGAQPA from the coding sequence ATGATCTCCGCCTCCGACCTCAACGCCGCCGAACTGGCCGCCCTGCTCGCGTTTCACGCAGACGCGGGCGTGGAGTGGCTGCTGGAGGAAGAGGCGATCGACCGGATCGCGGAATTCGAGGCCATGCGCGCCGCACACGCTGCGCGACAACGTGAAGGCAACGCCGCGACCCAATCCGATAGCGGAGCAGCCAGGGGAGCCGGCGACACGGCCCGCCGAGCTTCGCGGGAACCGGCGCCCGTCGCCCCGGCTGTCGCCATACCGGACAGCCAGGCCGTCGCCGAAGCCGCTTTTGTCGCAAGCAGTGCCCGCTCGCTTGTCGAACTGAAGACAGCGATGGAAGCCTTCACCGGCTGCAACCTGAAGAACAGCGCTCGCGGTTTGGTCTTTGCCGAGGGTAATCCGCAGCCCGACGTCATGGTGATCGGGCCGATGCCGAATGCCGACGATGACCGCGAGGGACTGCCCTTCTGCGGGCGGCAAGGTGCAATGCTGGACCGTATGCTCGGCGGCATCGGCCTTGATCGCACCGACGTGCTTCTGACCAATATCATCCCCTGGCGCCCGCCGGGCAACCGGGTTCCGTCGGGACCGGAAAGCGACATATGTCGGCCCTTCATAGAGCGGCAGATCGAGCTGGCCGAGCCGACTCACCTTTTGATTCTCGGCAATTTCGCCGCGCGATTCTTTTTCGGCGGCACGCAGACCATCCACCAGCTGCGCGGCGAATGGCGGGAAATCGTCATTGCCGGACGAAATATCCCGGCATTTGCCACGCTGCACCCGCAGGATCTGGCCGCCGCGCCGATCAGCAAGCGCCTTGCCTGGCAGGACCTGCTTGCATTCCGTGCAGGTCTCGCGCCATCGGGCGCTCAACCCGCCTGA
- a CDS encoding SDR family oxidoreductase — MDLGIKGKRALVLASSRGLGRGIAVALAREGADVLMCGRNADELAANCAVINAEGLGRASFAVADLFEADIVDTLETAVSKTFGGLDILVNNSGGPTPGSSEDMTADKLETYFNAMVLRLITLTNRFVPQMKEQQWGRILTVASSGVIEPIPGLALSNTLRPALAGWSKTLANEVAQYGVTANMLLPGSIFTDRLKSLDAAAAERSGKSVEEVKAESEQAIPARRYGTVEEFAATAAFLCSQPASYVTGSIIRCDGGAARSV, encoded by the coding sequence ATGGATCTCGGCATCAAAGGAAAGCGGGCGCTGGTTCTGGCCTCATCGCGCGGGCTTGGACGCGGTATTGCCGTCGCGCTTGCACGCGAGGGCGCCGACGTCCTGATGTGCGGACGCAACGCCGACGAGCTTGCGGCAAATTGTGCGGTAATCAATGCGGAGGGTCTCGGGCGCGCATCTTTTGCCGTAGCGGATCTTTTCGAAGCTGATATCGTCGATACGCTCGAGACCGCGGTTTCCAAGACTTTCGGCGGGCTCGATATCCTCGTCAACAATTCCGGCGGGCCGACGCCGGGGTCCAGCGAGGACATGACGGCCGACAAGCTGGAGACCTACTTCAACGCGATGGTGCTGCGGCTCATCACGCTGACCAACCGGTTCGTGCCGCAGATGAAGGAGCAGCAGTGGGGCCGCATCCTGACGGTCGCCTCCTCTGGCGTGATCGAGCCAATTCCTGGGCTGGCGCTTTCCAACACGCTGCGCCCGGCCCTTGCCGGCTGGTCCAAGACGCTGGCGAATGAAGTCGCGCAATACGGCGTCACGGCCAACATGCTCCTGCCGGGCAGCATTTTTACCGATCGCCTGAAGAGCCTCGATGCGGCAGCGGCCGAGCGCAGTGGCAAGTCGGTCGAGGAGGTGAAGGCAGAGTCGGAGCAGGCGATCCCGGCACGCCGTTACGGGACTGTCGAGGAGTTCGCCGCCACGGCCGCCTTCCTCTGCAGCCAGCCGGCGAGCTACGTCACCGGAAGCATCATTCGTTGCGACGGCGGCGCGGCGCGTTCGGTCTAG
- a CDS encoding Hsp70 family protein — MTTAFGLDFGTTNSVLATACGTATHSVRLDTPAGETDTLRTALSFMKMSAHALTFEAGQAAIAQFIDNPGECRFLQSIKTFAASPLFQGTLIFAKRYQFEDIMHAFLSRLRDYAGAAFDGQAGRVVVGRPVRFAGSNPDEALATERYNAALTRFGFPEIHHVYEPVAAAFYFARNLDRDATVLVADFGGGTTDYSLIRFESHAGRLTATPLGHSGVGVAGDNFDFRIIDNIVSPVIGKGTLFKSFDKLLEVPSGYYANFGRWNQLSIFKTLRDFTELKKLVRVSLEPEKLEAFVDLIEHDEGYPLYQAVSATKMRLSAAEETEFSFAPLGDKATRIVRRSDFEQWITPELERIEEALDDVLAKTNTESADIDKVFLTGGTSFVPAVRRLFENRFARDRIESGGELLSIAHGLALIGERDDIADWTAKLP; from the coding sequence ATGACCACCGCCTTCGGCCTCGATTTCGGCACCACCAATTCCGTCCTGGCGACCGCCTGCGGCACAGCGACGCACTCGGTGCGTCTCGACACGCCCGCAGGCGAAACCGATACGCTGCGGACGGCCCTCTCCTTCATGAAAATGAGTGCGCACGCGCTCACATTCGAGGCGGGCCAGGCCGCGATCGCCCAGTTCATCGACAACCCCGGCGAATGCCGCTTCCTCCAGTCGATCAAGACCTTTGCCGCCTCACCGCTGTTCCAGGGTACGCTGATCTTCGCCAAGCGCTACCAGTTCGAAGATATCATGCATGCCTTTCTGTCACGGCTTCGCGACTACGCGGGCGCCGCCTTCGACGGCCAGGCCGGACGCGTCGTCGTCGGGCGCCCGGTGCGTTTTGCCGGCAGCAACCCGGACGAGGCGCTGGCAACCGAGCGGTACAATGCGGCGCTGACCCGCTTCGGCTTTCCCGAGATCCACCACGTCTACGAACCGGTCGCCGCCGCATTCTATTTCGCCCGCAACCTCGACCGCGACGCGACCGTTCTCGTCGCCGATTTCGGCGGCGGCACCACCGACTATTCGCTGATCCGCTTCGAAAGCCATGCCGGGCGGCTCACGGCAACCCCGCTCGGCCATTCCGGTGTCGGCGTCGCCGGCGACAATTTCGACTTCCGCATCATCGACAACATCGTCTCGCCTGTTATCGGCAAGGGCACGCTGTTCAAGAGCTTCGACAAGCTGCTCGAAGTACCCTCCGGCTACTATGCGAATTTCGGACGCTGGAACCAGTTGTCGATCTTCAAGACGCTCCGCGACTTCACCGAGCTGAAGAAGCTGGTGCGGGTCAGCCTCGAGCCGGAAAAGCTCGAAGCCTTCGTTGATCTGATCGAGCATGACGAGGGCTATCCGCTCTACCAGGCGGTGTCCGCGACGAAAATGCGCCTCTCCGCCGCCGAAGAGACGGAATTCTCCTTCGCCCCGCTTGGCGACAAGGCGACGCGGATCGTCCGTCGATCGGACTTCGAGCAATGGATCACCCCCGAACTGGAGCGGATCGAGGAAGCGCTCGACGACGTACTCGCCAAGACCAACACCGAAAGCGCCGACATCGACAAGGTGTTCCTCACCGGCGGCACCTCGTTCGTCCCCGCCGTGCGGCGGCTTTTCGAGAACCGCTTCGCTCGCGACCGGATCGAAAGCGGCGGCGAACTGCTATCGATCGCCCACGGCCTGGCGCTGATCGGCGAGCGCGATGATATCGCTGACTGGACCGCCAAGCTCCCTTGA
- a CDS encoding electron transfer flavoprotein-ubiquinone oxidoreductase, translated as MTEAMELPERESMEFDVVIVGAGPAGLAAAIRLKQVNPELSVVVLEKGAEVGAHILSGAVVDPIGIDRLLPHWREESDHPFKTEVTDDQFLLLGPAGSVRLPNFAMPPLMSNHGNYIVSLGNVCRWLATHAEALGVEIYPGFAATEVLYNDEGAVIGVATGDMGIGRDGEPGPNYTRGMALLGKYTLIGEGVRGSLAKLLISKFDLQKDREPQKFGIGLKELWEVKPENHKPGLVKHSFGWPLGMKTGGGSFLYHLEDNLVAVGFVVHLNYKNPWLYPFEEFQRFKTHPAIRGTFEGGKRLSYGARAITEGGYQSVPKLSFPGGALIGCSAGFVNVPRIKGSHNAVLSGILAAEKLADAIAAGRAHDEPIEIEQGWRDSAIGSDLKKVRNVKPLWSKFGTAIGVALGGLDMWTNTLFGFSFFGTLKHGKTDAASLEPAEKHNKIDYPKPDGVLTFDRLSSVFLSNTNHEEDQPIHLQVKNPELQKTSELDVYAGPSTRYCPAGVYEWVQKDGKDVFVINAQNCVHCKTCDIKDPNQNINWVPPQGGEGPVYPNM; from the coding sequence ATGACTGAAGCGATGGAGCTGCCCGAGCGCGAGAGCATGGAATTCGACGTGGTGATCGTCGGCGCGGGGCCCGCGGGTCTGGCTGCGGCAATCCGGCTGAAGCAGGTCAACCCGGAGCTCTCGGTCGTCGTCCTTGAAAAGGGCGCGGAAGTTGGCGCGCACATCCTGTCGGGTGCTGTCGTCGATCCGATCGGCATCGACCGCCTGCTGCCGCACTGGCGCGAGGAAAGCGACCATCCGTTCAAGACCGAAGTGACGGACGATCAGTTCCTGCTTCTCGGCCCCGCCGGATCTGTCCGTCTGCCGAACTTCGCCATGCCGCCTTTGATGAGCAACCACGGCAACTACATCGTCTCGCTCGGCAACGTCTGTCGCTGGCTTGCGACCCATGCGGAAGCACTCGGCGTCGAGATCTATCCGGGCTTCGCCGCGACTGAAGTGCTCTACAACGACGAGGGTGCCGTCATCGGCGTCGCCACCGGCGACATGGGCATTGGCCGCGACGGCGAGCCGGGACCGAACTATACGCGCGGCATGGCGCTGCTCGGCAAGTACACGCTGATCGGCGAGGGCGTGCGCGGCTCGCTCGCCAAGCTGCTGATTTCGAAATTCGACCTGCAGAAGGACCGCGAGCCGCAGAAATTCGGCATCGGGCTGAAGGAGCTTTGGGAAGTCAAGCCGGAAAACCACAAGCCGGGCCTCGTCAAGCATTCCTTCGGCTGGCCGCTCGGCATGAAGACCGGCGGTGGCTCCTTCCTCTATCATCTGGAAGACAACCTCGTCGCCGTCGGCTTCGTCGTCCACCTGAACTACAAGAACCCCTGGCTGTACCCCTTCGAGGAATTCCAGCGCTTCAAGACGCATCCGGCTATTCGCGGCACGTTCGAGGGTGGCAAGCGTCTCTCCTATGGCGCCCGTGCCATCACCGAGGGCGGCTACCAGTCGGTGCCGAAGCTGTCCTTCCCCGGTGGAGCGCTGATCGGCTGCTCGGCCGGCTTCGTCAACGTGCCGCGCATCAAGGGCAGCCACAACGCGGTGCTGTCGGGCATTCTCGCCGCCGAGAAGCTGGCGGACGCGATCGCGGCCGGCCGCGCCCATGACGAGCCGATCGAGATCGAACAGGGCTGGCGCGACAGCGCCATCGGTTCGGATTTGAAGAAGGTCCGGAACGTCAAGCCGCTGTGGTCGAAGTTCGGCACGGCGATCGGTGTCGCTCTCGGCGGGCTCGACATGTGGACCAACACGCTGTTCGGTTTTTCCTTCTTCGGCACGCTGAAGCACGGCAAGACTGACGCCGCCTCGCTCGAGCCGGCCGAGAAGCACAACAAGATCGACTATCCGAAGCCCGACGGTGTTCTCACCTTCGATCGTCTCTCCTCGGTGTTTTTGTCGAACACCAATCACGAGGAAGACCAGCCGATCCACCTGCAGGTGAAGAACCCGGAGTTGCAGAAGACTTCGGAACTGGATGTCTATGCCGGCCCCTCGACGCGCTACTGTCCGGCCGGCGTCTACGAATGGGTGCAGAAGGACGGCAAGGACGTGTTCGTGATCAACGCGCAGAACTGCGTCCACTGCAAGACCTGCGACATCAAGGACCCGAACCAGAACATCAACTGGGTGCCGCCGCAAGGTGGCGAAGGGCCGGTCTATCCGAACATGTAA
- a CDS encoding L,D-transpeptidase: MSISRRGLLLGVSALLAGCTTNAPNHQVNYAALPEEKFPLQPMPLEKVKPELRRQEVAYETDHAPGTVVVDTPARRLYYVLGDGRAMRYGVGVGRAGLALSGNAAIGRKAEWPNWTPTPNMIGRDPDRYQKYAGGMEGGLNNPLGARAIYLYRGGNDTLFRIHGTNQPQSIGHAMSSGCIRMLNHDVIDLYERVKVGGQVVVVQA, translated from the coding sequence ATGTCGATTTCCCGCCGCGGCCTGCTTCTGGGCGTATCCGCCCTTCTTGCCGGCTGCACGACCAATGCCCCGAATCACCAGGTCAACTATGCAGCGCTGCCGGAGGAGAAATTTCCGCTGCAGCCGATGCCGCTTGAAAAGGTGAAGCCGGAATTGCGTCGCCAGGAAGTCGCCTATGAGACGGATCACGCGCCCGGTACCGTCGTCGTCGATACACCGGCACGCCGGCTCTACTATGTGCTCGGTGACGGTCGCGCCATGCGCTATGGCGTTGGCGTGGGGCGTGCCGGTCTGGCGCTGTCGGGCAATGCCGCCATCGGCCGCAAGGCGGAATGGCCGAACTGGACGCCGACGCCGAACATGATCGGCCGCGACCCGGACCGCTATCAGAAGTATGCAGGCGGCATGGAAGGTGGTTTGAACAACCCGCTCGGTGCCCGCGCCATCTATCTCTATCGCGGCGGCAACGACACCCTGTTTCGCATCCACGGCACCAATCAGCCGCAGTCGATCGGGCATGCCATGTCGAGCGGCTGTATCCGTATGCTCAATCATGACGTGATCGACCTTTACGAACGTGTCAAAGTGGGCGGACAGGTCGTCGTCGTGCAGGCCTGA
- a CDS encoding ABC transporter substrate-binding protein — MKHLLATTCLALGLFGMAGAASAECGDVTIASMNWQSAEVLASLDKIILSEGYGCNAEIIVGDTVPTITSMIEKGEPDLAPEGWVDLLPDVVNRGLEEGKLVGAAQALSDAAVQGWWIPKYIADANPDIKTIDDALKHPELFPDPEDSSKGAVHNGPQGWGGTVATTQFYKAYGGEGAGFSLIDTGSAAGLDGSIAKAYERKQGWVGYYWAPTALLGKYEMVKLEHGVPYDAAEWKRCNTVADCPDPKKNDWPKDKVQTLVTKSFSERAGTDVMDYLNKRSWSNDTVNKLMAWMTDNQASGEDGAKQFLKENEALWTPWVSPDAAEKIKASL, encoded by the coding sequence ATGAAACACCTGCTTGCAACCACCTGTCTCGCATTGGGCCTGTTCGGCATGGCCGGCGCGGCATCGGCCGAATGCGGCGATGTCACGATCGCCAGCATGAACTGGCAGAGCGCCGAGGTTCTGGCGAGCCTCGACAAGATCATTCTCAGCGAAGGCTACGGCTGCAACGCCGAAATCATCGTTGGTGATACCGTTCCGACCATCACCTCGATGATCGAAAAGGGTGAGCCCGATCTGGCGCCGGAAGGCTGGGTCGACCTGCTCCCCGACGTCGTCAACCGTGGTCTGGAAGAGGGCAAGCTCGTTGGCGCCGCCCAGGCGCTTTCCGACGCTGCCGTGCAGGGCTGGTGGATCCCGAAGTACATCGCCGACGCCAATCCGGACATCAAGACGATCGATGACGCCCTGAAGCATCCGGAACTCTTCCCGGACCCGGAAGACTCCAGCAAGGGTGCCGTCCACAATGGCCCGCAGGGCTGGGGCGGTACGGTCGCGACGACGCAGTTTTACAAGGCCTATGGCGGTGAAGGTGCAGGCTTCAGCCTGATCGACACCGGCTCGGCTGCCGGCCTCGACGGCTCGATCGCCAAGGCCTATGAGCGCAAGCAGGGCTGGGTCGGCTACTACTGGGCGCCGACCGCCCTTCTCGGCAAGTACGAGATGGTCAAGCTCGAGCATGGCGTTCCCTATGATGCAGCCGAGTGGAAGCGCTGCAACACGGTTGCCGATTGCCCGGACCCGAAGAAGAATGACTGGCCGAAGGACAAGGTGCAGACGCTCGTGACCAAAAGCTTCTCGGAGCGCGCCGGCACCGACGTCATGGACTATCTGAACAAGCGCTCCTGGTCGAACGACACGGTCAACAAGCTGATGGCCTGGATGACCGACAATCAGGCGAGCGGTGAGGATGGCGCCAAGCAGTTCCTGAAGGAAAACGAAGCGCTCTGGACCCCATGGGTATCGCCGGATGCGGCCGAGAAGATCAAGGCATCCCTTTGA
- a CDS encoding proline/glycine betaine ABC transporter permease: protein MDWLTSFPHMNDDSLRQLKKAIDEGFRSFTRAYGEAIESFFEPLQFFLIQSERLMTRTPWPIVLIVIALIAWLASRNWKIVAGCIGTLLIIGYFDMWDDTMKTISMIFVCTVLSIAIGIPLGIVMARSDRFQNMVNPILDVMQTMPSFVYLIPVVMLLGIGKVPGLIAVVIYAIPPMIRLTNLGIRLVDKDVLEAADAFGSSSWQKLKNVQMPLALPTIMAGINQTIMMALAMVVIASMIGVQGLGQPVLKAIANQYFTLGIFNGLAIVGIAIIFDRVSQAYGKRLQRHREIVHG, encoded by the coding sequence ATGGACTGGCTCACCAGCTTTCCGCATATGAACGACGATTCTTTGCGCCAGTTGAAGAAGGCGATCGACGAGGGCTTCAGATCCTTCACGCGCGCCTATGGCGAAGCCATCGAATCCTTCTTCGAGCCCTTGCAGTTCTTCCTGATCCAGTCCGAGCGGCTGATGACGCGCACGCCCTGGCCGATCGTGCTGATCGTGATCGCACTGATCGCCTGGCTGGCCAGCCGCAACTGGAAGATCGTCGCCGGCTGCATCGGCACGCTGCTCATCATCGGCTACTTCGACATGTGGGATGATACGATGAAGACGATCTCGATGATCTTCGTCTGCACCGTTCTGTCGATCGCGATCGGCATCCCGCTTGGCATTGTCATGGCACGGTCCGATCGCTTCCAGAACATGGTCAATCCGATCCTCGACGTGATGCAGACCATGCCGAGCTTCGTCTATCTGATTCCGGTCGTGATGCTGCTGGGCATCGGCAAGGTGCCTGGGCTGATCGCCGTGGTGATCTACGCGATCCCGCCGATGATCCGCCTGACCAACCTCGGCATCCGGCTGGTGGACAAGGACGTGCTGGAGGCGGCGGACGCCTTCGGCTCCTCGAGCTGGCAGAAACTGAAGAACGTGCAGATGCCGCTGGCGCTGCCGACCATCATGGCCGGCATCAACCAGACGATCATGATGGCGCTCGCCATGGTCGTCATTGCTTCGATGATCGGCGTTCAGGGGCTTGGCCAGCCGGTGCTGAAGGCCATCGCCAACCAGTACTTTACGCTCGGTATTTTCAATGGCCTGGCCATCGTCGGCATCGCCATCATCTTCGACCGGGTCAGCCAGGCCTACGGCAAGCGGCTCCAGCGCCACCGCGAGATCGTGCATGGGTGA
- a CDS encoding DMT family transporter, with protein sequence MSVSTFSPTERTSTAAGYAGAIVTVLIWATWVLATRHTASTSLTTVDVGLLRYGVPAIVLAPIWVRMGLLPKGVPLRLIVMMVAGAGALFFQVTAYALHSTPAAAGGILLGGSMPLATAVIGIILFGERPDRMRVLGLLAILAGLAILLGKALFSGGMTLTGFALLPFGGLLWAGYTHAFRRSGLTPLQGGALITSWSTFIHLGLAVIFGTTLAAAPLSEVAVQFTSQGILSGLVATFAYGTAIRALGGTQAAAFTAITPVLVTLGGGLLLGEPLGMTEMAAAVVTGAGVALSTGILSKRA encoded by the coding sequence ATGTCCGTCTCGACATTTTCGCCTACTGAGCGCACCTCGACCGCAGCCGGTTATGCCGGGGCGATCGTCACCGTGCTCATATGGGCAACCTGGGTGCTCGCCACCCGCCATACCGCCTCCACATCTCTGACGACGGTTGACGTCGGCCTGCTCCGCTACGGTGTTCCCGCCATCGTCCTGGCACCGATCTGGGTCCGCATGGGCCTGTTGCCCAAAGGCGTGCCGTTGCGGCTGATCGTCATGATGGTCGCCGGCGCGGGCGCGCTGTTCTTCCAGGTGACGGCCTATGCGCTGCATTCAACGCCCGCCGCCGCGGGCGGTATTCTGCTTGGCGGCTCGATGCCGCTTGCGACCGCCGTGATCGGCATCATCCTGTTCGGGGAACGTCCGGACCGGATGCGCGTGCTGGGTCTCCTCGCCATCCTAGCAGGGCTTGCGATCCTGCTCGGCAAGGCCCTGTTCTCAGGCGGCATGACGCTTACTGGCTTCGCGTTGCTGCCATTTGGCGGGCTGCTGTGGGCAGGCTATACGCACGCATTCCGGCGCTCGGGCCTGACACCGCTGCAGGGCGGCGCCCTCATCACGAGTTGGTCGACATTCATCCATCTCGGCCTGGCTGTGATCTTTGGCACGACGCTCGCCGCGGCACCGCTGTCGGAAGTGGCGGTGCAGTTCACCAGCCAGGGCATTCTCTCCGGCCTCGTGGCCACCTTCGCTTACGGAACAGCCATCCGCGCCCTCGGCGGCACGCAGGCGGCTGCGTTCACAGCAATTACGCCGGTGCTGGTGACGCTTGGCGGCGGGCTGCTGCTCGGCGAACCGCTCGGCATGACGGAGATGGCCGCCGCCGTCGTCACCGGCGCCGGTGTCGCGCTCTCCACCGGCATCCTGTCGAAGCGGGCGTGA
- a CDS encoding Lrp/AsnC family transcriptional regulator: MPNLDKFDIAILRILQEDARATNVEIAERVNLSPSPCLRRIRNLEKSGILKGYRADIDRKEVGLGLTVLVEIKVDRHNLHNALSQQEALLAIPEVASCFLISGNADFLAEVVVADLAAYERLLTDTLLTLPGVSDIRSNFAIRTIKTGGPLRLPDLK; this comes from the coding sequence ATGCCAAATCTGGATAAATTCGATATCGCCATCCTGCGCATCCTTCAGGAGGATGCGCGTGCCACCAATGTCGAGATCGCCGAGCGGGTGAATCTGTCGCCTTCGCCCTGTCTGCGTCGCATCCGCAATCTGGAAAAATCAGGCATCCTCAAGGGGTATCGGGCGGACATAGATCGCAAGGAGGTCGGCCTCGGCCTGACCGTGCTCGTCGAGATCAAGGTCGACCGTCACAATTTGCACAACGCGCTGTCGCAGCAAGAAGCGCTGCTCGCTATTCCCGAGGTGGCTTCCTGTTTCCTGATCTCCGGGAATGCAGATTTCCTGGCGGAGGTGGTGGTTGCCGATCTGGCCGCTTACGAGCGGCTTTTGACCGATACTTTGCTGACGCTGCCGGGCGTCTCCGACATCCGCTCCAACTTCGCCATCCGCACGATAAAGACCGGCGGCCCCTTGAGGCTGCCGGACTTGAAGTAA
- a CDS encoding DoxX family protein, whose translation MPRFIDSLTGSDWFGYFARIVLTSMFWMSGLAKMLDFDAGVAEMAHFGLEPAPFFNAAVALTQLFGSAFIIANRLTWLGAGMLAVFTALTIPIAHAFWAMEEPMRTLEFYFVAEHVTVIGALMVVAWKSNHPETSNTVAAAA comes from the coding sequence ATGCCCCGCTTTATCGATTCGCTCACCGGTTCCGACTGGTTCGGCTATTTCGCCCGCATTGTGCTGACGTCGATGTTCTGGATGAGTGGCCTTGCCAAGATGCTCGACTTCGACGCTGGTGTCGCGGAGATGGCACATTTCGGGCTGGAGCCGGCGCCGTTCTTCAACGCAGCCGTCGCACTGACGCAGCTCTTCGGCTCGGCCTTCATCATCGCCAACCGCCTGACCTGGCTGGGAGCCGGCATGCTTGCAGTCTTCACTGCGCTGACCATCCCGATCGCGCACGCTTTCTGGGCCATGGAAGAGCCGATGCGCACCCTCGAATTCTACTTCGTCGCCGAACACGTCACCGTCATCGGCGCGCTGATGGTCGTCGCCTGGAAGTCCAACCACCCGGAGACATCGAATACGGTTGCCGCTGCGGCGTAG
- a CDS encoding MFS transporter yields the protein MTDLRIASAPSSGQSILSPLTVALIIIALAVGSFGIGTGEFAIMGLLPDVATTFGVTNAQAGYVISAYAFGVVVGAPVLAVIGARFRRRDLLLAFMAVFAVGNSASALAPTFESFLLMRFLTGLPHGAYFGVAALVAASMVPVNKRTQAVGKVMLGLTLATLIGTPLAAFFGQMLDWQYMFAAVGITGILTVILIAIFLPRDETPVGINAWTELEALKRKQVWLTLGIAATGFCGMFAVFTYISPIVTEVAGLSLSMVPVIMAVFGSGMIVGNIFGAKLADLSLVRTIGWTLFIYFLVLVTLSMTAHIPALLFVCCFLIGCSFVVGPALQTRLMDVAGNAQTLAAALNHSAFNVANALGALFGGLAISHGYGYASMGFVGAIMAVCGFAVFFVSIALERRDRHMAALAACPAE from the coding sequence GTGACCGACTTGCGCATCGCATCCGCCCCCTCCTCCGGGCAGTCCATCCTCTCCCCTCTCACCGTCGCGCTGATCATCATCGCGCTTGCCGTTGGCAGCTTCGGCATCGGGACAGGCGAATTCGCGATCATGGGTCTGCTGCCGGACGTGGCGACGACTTTCGGCGTCACCAATGCGCAAGCAGGCTACGTCATCAGCGCCTATGCATTCGGTGTCGTCGTCGGTGCACCGGTTCTCGCGGTGATCGGCGCGCGCTTTCGCCGGCGTGACCTGCTTCTGGCCTTCATGGCGGTGTTCGCGGTCGGGAACAGCGCAAGCGCGCTTGCGCCCACCTTCGAGAGCTTCCTGTTGATGCGCTTCCTGACCGGCCTGCCGCACGGCGCCTATTTCGGCGTCGCAGCACTCGTCGCGGCATCGATGGTGCCGGTGAACAAGCGCACGCAGGCGGTCGGCAAGGTCATGCTGGGCCTGACACTCGCCACCCTGATCGGCACGCCGCTCGCCGCCTTCTTCGGGCAAATGCTCGACTGGCAGTACATGTTTGCCGCCGTCGGGATCACCGGCATCCTTACCGTCATCCTGATCGCCATCTTCCTGCCGCGCGACGAGACTCCTGTCGGCATCAACGCATGGACTGAGCTCGAGGCGCTGAAGCGCAAGCAGGTGTGGCTGACGCTCGGCATTGCCGCGACCGGTTTCTGCGGCATGTTCGCCGTCTTCACCTACATCTCGCCGATCGTCACCGAGGTTGCGGGCCTTTCTCTTTCAATGGTGCCGGTCATCATGGCGGTGTTCGGCTCGGGCATGATCGTCGGCAATATCTTCGGCGCCAAGCTCGCCGACCTTTCACTGGTACGCACGATCGGATGGACACTGTTCATCTATTTCCTCGTGCTCGTCACCCTGTCGATGACGGCGCATATTCCGGCGCTGCTCTTCGTCTGCTGCTTCCTCATCGGCTGCAGCTTCGTCGTCGGGCCGGCGCTGCAGACGCGGCTGATGGACGTCGCCGGGAACGCGCAGACACTTGCCGCCGCCTTGAACCACTCGGCCTTCAACGTCGCCAATGCACTTGGCGCGCTGTTCGGCGGCCTCGCCATCAGCCACGGCTACGGCTACGCCTCGATGGGTTTCGTCGGTGCGATCATGGCGGTCTGCGGCTTCGCCGTCTTCTTTGTCTCCATCGCCCTGGAACGTCGTGACCGGCACATGGCGGCGCTGGCGGCCTGCCCGGCCGAATAG